Part of the Phacochoerus africanus isolate WHEZ1 chromosome 8, ROS_Pafr_v1, whole genome shotgun sequence genome is shown below.
TTGCACTGTAACATGGACAGTGTACCTGCGGAGCAAACCCGTGAGGCTGCAGCCACCGGGCcgaggggtggtgggggggatgcaCAGAATGGTCCAGCTGGGCTCGGGGCCAGGGGACGGGATCAGAAGCCTGGGGTCGGGGGACCGGGGGACCCTCACCCTTGTAACGCAGGTGGGAGTGGGCCATGAGCTGGTCGATCATCAGGTGCATCTGCCGCAGCTTCCGGGGGCAGAAGTCCTCCCTGCGAGCTTTGTTCTGCAGGAAGACTGGGGGGGAGGACAGGGGCCGTGAGGGGGGTCGAGCTGGGCCACTGAAGACCTGCCCTGCTCCTGGGTTCAGTCACGGAACATGTAACTTCACTTTAGTACCAGGCCCTGCGCTGGGGGATGGTGGGGACGCAGAAAAATGACTGGAGCTGGTTTCTCCCCCGGAAGCCCCGGGTCTGACGgaaaaggcagaagaggaaggcGGCCGCGTGATCAGGAGCCAGACGGAAccgccaggggctggggaggcagaggaaacagGGAAGTGCTTGCCTGAGGTGGCATATAGGAACCGGGTTTCTGCACAAGAGCACAGCCTGGGCTGAGCCGGCCAAGGAACCACACCTGCGGGGACCCCAGCAGGGAGACCAGGGTGCTCCCTGAGCCCCACCTCCCCTGAGGGATCCTGGTTTCCGTCCTGCCCCCTTGCAGCCCGCAGAAAACCTCTCACCCAGGTGGGGGTAGTACTCGGTGCCTTCATCGGAGCCTGAAGAGCTGCTGGACTCGtggctgggggatggggtggagggctTCACCATCTCTGCCGTCTGCAGGAACCTTGGGGTTTGGGGCAAGAGGTTGCTGCCTTGGCACCGGCCCCCCCATATCCCACAgtctggggaaggaaggggcaCGCTTTGCTGATCTGATTAAGGCTACAGCTGCACTCggataagacacacacacacccacccacacacacatgcacacaaccaTATTCCTCACACACTTTTAGAGAATCCAGAGACAACCCTGTCAGACACCAATCCATGGACCAACATGCGTGTACTTTGCAACGAGTTTATCTCATCAAGAAAAATACTTGAGATTAAGTGGgaagtacagagatttcctttttgcctttttagagccgcacccgagcatgtggaggttcccaggctaggggtcaagtcggggctgcagctgccaggcgcCGTGTGAGCACTGGGGCTTCTGTTCTAATGAGGGAGACGGGCTGTAAAGCTGGGTCTACACCGTCCTGGGCAGTGAAGGAGAATCCAGCAGGGTGACTGTGGGACAGTCACAGGAGAGGCGGCATCGGCAAGTCAGGGGGGCCGGGGTCCACCTGAAGGACGTGGCGGGGGGGGCTGACATTCGTGGGAAGGGACGAGGGGAGCAGAGGTCCTGCGTGGCACGGGGAACGGGAATGAGGCCGCAAGGGCTTGGAAGGAGGGAGACAGGGAAAGCGGTGGGAACGGTTGGTGTGGTGCCTGGGGCCGCAGCAAGTGGGACCCTATAAGCCACACAGAAGGACTCAGGATTTTCTTCTGAGTGACGCGAGCAGATCGCGGAGGGTTGCGTGTCCGTGTGCCGACAGAGAACTAGGGGGCAGCGACCCAGGCCCACTTGTGCTTTCCAAGGGTCCCTGTGGCTGTGAGGGAGCTTGTGAGAGCGGGAACAAGTGGCTGAGTGCCGGGGCCCCGTCCCCCACCTGCTCCCCCGCTACAGCTCCTCACCTATACAGACTGAGGTCTGTGAACCAGTCCTGGACGACAATCACCACGTGGCACACGGTGAAGAGGAAGGCAGCGATCTGGAGCGACTGGGCGGGAAGGGACAACAGAGGTGAAGGTCCCCGCAGCCCAGACGGGGGTCCCTGATCCTAGGACTTGGCTGAGGGGACAGCAGGGAAAGGGCCTCTGAGCCTagaagcacctactgtgtgcctagACTGTGCTGGCACTTCCCTTACAGGCCCCTCTACACGGGGCACGGCAGGAATGCCACCCCCATTGCATTACTCAGGCGGACACGGAGGCTTGTGGGGTGTGATTCTTCCGAGGGGCCGCGGCAGGGCTGAGCCTGACCTGACTTGGTGCTGGGctctccctccagctcctgggGCTCCCAGGGCTCTTGTGAAGTAGGACGTAGGCCAGCCCACATCCAGCTCCGCCTCGAGGTCCCAGGGCTCTTGTGAAGTAGGACGTAGGCCAGCCCACATCCAGCTCCGCCTCGAGGTCCCCCAGCCTGGCTTGGCCCCCTCACCTGCATCTCCACGTAGGTGTGGGGCAGGTTGTACTCAGGAGGCAGCTTGCGGTCGTTGTTGATGAGGTGGTCCAGGATGGAGGGGCTGAGGATGGGCTGgagcaggaagagaggaaggagctggggaGACGCCAGGGGTGAGGACCCCAGGGGACACGGCCACCCAAGTGCCGCCTGATGACAACGGCAAATACACTGCCTCTCAGGACAAAATAAGGTCAGAAACACAGGCAGGCCCTCACCAGTACAGAGCTAGTCAGTGAGGCAGAAGGTGAAAGAAAAACGTTTCAAAGCAGTTCTAGTTTCCAGCACTTTTCCCAGCTTTTACAAATCACCCCGCTCTCAAGTGCCCCAGGAGAACGTTCCCAGTGGCGACAgactcatatttatttatttatttattttttagggccgcacccatagcataaggagattcccaggctaggggtcgaactggagctgcagctgtcgacctacaccacagccacagcaatgcaggatctgagctgcatctgcgacctagactgCACCTCAtggcaaccttggatccttaacccactgagcaaggccagggatcaaacctgtgtcctcctggatactagtcagattcatttccgtagagccacaacgggaactcccacaccaaacATTTATGTGAACCAATCATGTCCCCACAGCAACCTTGTCCTGTTGTTTCAAATGCTTTCAAGACGTCGCTCATCACTCAGGTCCGAAACCAGTGACGAATGACAAAAACTGGTGAGGATCGACAAGCTACACCAGCACGTGTAAAAGCATCAGTGATGAGCTCATCACCTTTTCTTGAAGGAGCCTTCCACTTGAAAACTACAggaacctggggagttccctggtggcttagcagttaaggacttggctttgtttctgctgtggtgaatgtttgatccctagcctgggaacttttgtatgtcgtgggtgcagccaaaaaacgaACTAACTACAGGAGCCTAAGTCAGCTGGAGGGTCTGCTCATTCCTTACTGCACTGAATAGAATTTTTCtggggggctgtgcccatggcaggcagaagctccaagccagggactgaacccgtgtcacagcactgacctgagccacagcaacgacaatatcagatccttaaccctctaggccccTGGGGAACTCCATTCTGCCTTGTTTTAACTTCTGCTCAGCCCCATGTGGGCCCTGGCCCAGCTGGTTCCATTGTGGAAGGTTTTGCACATTCTGTGCCATTAATGTGTAGAGTGGCCAGAATGTTCCCCTAACGCTCAGTGTGTGGCAGCCTGGGGCCAGCCCCCTCCTGGGGAGCTGCATGCTGGCGGGGAGCAGACACGGCACCCAGAGGTGGGGAAGGCTTCCGGGAGAAGGCCATGCCCTACGTTCGGGGAGGGGAAGGCATTAGCCAGGCAGCAAGGCTGGGGGAGAGGGTGCTCTAACACCAACGCCCCGACGGCCGAGAATGCTGAGAACCTGCTTCAGGCTGGGCACTGTCAGGACTGGTGCAGGCTCACCGAAAGCTCACCAAGACCCTACGAGGGAGGCAGGGTTGTCTTTCCCACTTTAGAGAACGGAGTGGTGGAAACGTTACATGATTcggccaaggccacacagctcgGGAGAGCGAGCACGGCGAGGCCTTGCGGTGTGCGCGGTGGGGCTGATGTCTACACCAGAAGGGAAGGCCAGAGAGTCTGAGGGAGGTGAGCCCTAGATGCCAGGCTAAGGCAAAGGGATCCTGGGGAGCTGAGGAAAGCTGCCAGTCACACACAAGACAGGTCAGAAGGCTCACCAGGAGCCAGGCCTGTGCCCAGCGATCTGCCTGGACTGCTCCACCGACTTCCTGCAGCCACCCTACGAGGCCGAGAACACCTGTCACCCACTTACAAGTGAAGATACTGAGGGATGTGAGGGGTTAAAACTTTAAGGTCACCCAGGGGTAAGAAGAAGGGGGAATCTGGATACAGACTGACTATAAAAGGCCcacacctgtttttttttctttttttttaagccacacctgcagcacatggaagttccagagccgggatggaacctgtgccacagcagtgacaatgctggatccttaacctgctgcgccataaGAGAGCTCCCTAAAAGGCCCACACTTTTAACTGCTTTGCTAGAAGATTCTTTAAGCTCCTGTGTACCCAATGGATGGGAGGGGAGAAGCTAAAACTTGACAAGGAGTCGAAGGGCCAAGAAAAGACACAACTTGGCTAGAGCACTGTGGAATCCATGCGGGGGTCTGGCTTAAACACGCTCGGGAACGGAGCTGAACGCGGCAGGAGCGGGAGGCACCTGTGTGTCCAGGAAGACGATCCGCTCTTGGGTAATGAAGAAGTCGATGCCACTGGTCTGGTTGCCCCCTCGCTCCTTCATTTCAGCGCTCTGGGCCCGGAAAACATACGCCCTGTGGAGGGGAGCAGGTGCGGGCATCAGAGGTCTGGTCCTCGCCTTTGCGCCTCCAGAGTGAGGGCTGCTGCCGGCGAAGCCCTTCATCCCCGGCCCCTGCTGTCTGGGGCCCCATTTTATACCACGTGACTTCATCCCCACCCACAAGTCAATCTGTTAACTCTTTACAAAATCAGGAGACTGAGGTGTTTAAAAGCAGGGACTCcgtggagttcccagtgtggctcagcggaaacgaacctgactaatagccatgaggacgcaggtttgatccctggcctcgctcagtgtgttggggatccggcgttgccatgagctgtggtgtaggtcgcacagatggggctcagatcccgtgtggctgtggctgtggtgtaggctggcagctgtggctccgactggacccctagcctgggaaccttcatataccgtgggtgcagctctaaaaaaacaaaaacgaacacACACTGTCCCGAAACTCCACTCTGTGCCAGATCCTGGGCTGAAGCAGAGAATAAGAAAGACGAAGCCTCTGCTCGCATGGACCTTCTGGTGCAGCTCAGAGCAATAGACAGCAGCCGCTCCACCCTCGGAAGAGGAGCTGTGTGGAGCTCCGGGTGGGGACGACTTAGTGGGGGAGCCAGGCAGGGCTGCCCTAAGCAGCAGATGACACTGAGGAAGAGAAGTTAATGAAGCAACTTTAATGCATTTGAAGCACGAGgagaggggcaggcaggagggcGGGGAAGGTGACCCCCGGAAGAAGCTGGGGGCAGGCATGAGGGTTGAGCATTCAGGGCGCTAAGAGCGGAGAGCACAGGGATGCTGGCACCCAGGCCTTTGGGCGGCCTGCCAGGCAGCTGGGGCTTTGGGCCCTGAGGCTGGAGAAGCCCCTGAAGGGACCGAAGACGTGAGAGGTGTGAATCCGGGTTTGGGCAAGCTCCCCATGCTGCTGTGCGATGGCGCCTGCTGGGTGGAAAGCGGGTCCGACTTTGAGGGCTCCTTCTGCTTGTGACCCCACCTCCGTGCCCTCCCTGCTGGGGCTCTGCACTCCGCTCTCTCTCCAGGGCAGCTCCGCCCAGAGGTCCACCCTCGCCACGCCCTGTGACTGGGGcgctttcccttctctctctcctgagTGTGCTGGTTCACAGATGCCCCCGTTCCAGAAGCCCGCCCTGACCACCCGACTTAAACCGTATCGTGGTCCCAGGGTCGCCTCCCTGTGATTCCTTCCTGTTTGGTCATCATCTCCTAAGGTGTTTATTACCTTCCCTGCTAAAATGCAAGCCCCATGGGGACAAAGAATTTTGCCAGTCATTTCCTGCTGTAGCCCTGGCACTgaggacagggcctggcacagagcaagctcCCTGAAAACACTTGCTGAACTGAACTGTAGCAGGAGGTGGCCGTGAAGGAGGAGAGGAGCCAATGCAGTCTCCAGGTAATCAGGACGTAAAACTCAGGACACTGGATGACAAGAGTTGGTCCCGGAATCCACCACGCCACAGGCTGACCTGAAAGACATGCTGGGCCCGGAGGATTCTCTCCAGCTCAGGCATCTGAGCTGAGAGCCACGGGGAAGCGCTAGCTGCGGGTGGAGGCTGAGACGGGAAGGATGCTGTGGCTGGTCCAGCGCACAACCAGGCCGAGCTGAGCGAGCAgaggacaggggtggggtggcaggggtgggaagagcACCTGGGAGGCAGAGCCCCTGCCACTCTGGGTCTGGCTCTTAGACTGTTTGCGTTTCCCTCACACCCCTCTGAGATCTGCTGAAAACTAGGGCCTTTCCTTAGAAGAAAAGCCTGACTGCAGGTGTGTGTAAAGTCCTGCATAGGCCGTCAGGGGGTTCACCACCTGTCGGAGGCCCGTCCATGGGGTCCAGGGAAACAGcacctgctttatttatttatttatttgtctttttagggccacacctgaggcaaaaggaggttcccaggctaggggtcaaatcagagctgcagctgccggcctgcaccacagctctcggcaacgccagatccttaacccactgagcgaggccagggattgaacccgcatcctcttgggtactagccgggttcattaaccacttttaaggatgggaactccatcacctgCTTtataaaaaacccaaaccccaagGTTTTTTTTCAATAATCCCAAATAACTCCTACTCCTTCTCACCCCCCGTCTTGATGCGTCCTTAATTAGACTGTGGCCCCTACTCCCTAaccctgcctttctttctctctctctccttcctgccctcagTCTGGGGCCCTAGTTCTtaagctcccccctcccccaaatccccTCCTATGACTTCATCTTCTGTCTTCATGATCATACCCTGTCCCTGGTGGACAAGACACGACTGAGGCTGGTCTACAACCCCTGTCCCCTCATCCTGGGCCCCACTGGTTCCCAGGTCGTATTGGCCACATCCTGTGAGTGCTCTCTCTGTGCCAGGCTAATGTTAACTTCTGCCTTCCTGATCTTGTCTCATCCTCCAAAaacccacttcacagatgagaaagtgAGATGCCAGGAGATAAAGGGACCTGCCCCAGGTCAGCCAGCTAGAGAGCGGCAGGGCTGACACGGAGGTGACCTAACTCCAAAGACTTCATCAAAACACCATCCCAGGTCCCGGCTGGCCCTGCACCACTGCCCAGAGGAAGGGGCGGAGGGAGGAACAGGACTGGTTTCCTTGGAGCTACACGAAGACTTGGCCCAGCCCCTAACTGTCCTCATCTGCCAGAGACACTGAGGTCAACAGCGGGGAAGCAACTCCCCCAAGTCCCTTGGTGACACCACCCTGATCTAGGTGGATGCCCTCTTCCCTCCTGGCCACTTCCACACCCCAGCCCCAAGCCCCCTCACCTCTGGTCCTCTTCAGGAGTGTTGGCTGACAACAACGACATGACCATGGACTTGCCTGTCCCCTGGAGGCCCAGGACACCAACCACCAGCACATCGGTCTGATCCAACAGGTACTGTGGGAAGATGCAGGAATGCGACCCTGGTAAAGCTGCAGGTTGCTGGAGAGGTGGGATGGGGGCCTAGAGACATCCGTGCTCACCACCTGACTTGTTGGATATGAAGAAAAACTTTTATGGCCCCAATCCCCTCAACTGGGCTTTAAAGGACCTCTGGGtatgtgtggtggtggtgggggtgggggggcacacaGACTGTTCTGGGTACAGAGAACAGCATTTGTGAGAGCTCCAGAGAAGACGGCCTGGCTGGTCAAGAAGCTAACAGGACGTCAGTGTGGCTGGAAAGGAAAACTTGACTctggggaagagaaggggagaaggggagaagcaCAGGGACAAAAGGACAGGTGGAAAGGCCTGGGTAATTGAGGGCCACTGGACCGGACTCCTGGGAGGCTCTAGGCTCCAGACAGGTTGGGAAAACACAGGGGAGCATGAGAAAGGCAGCGGGGAACACGAAGGGGAGCCCAGCCCGTCCTGGCTCTTGTCTGTGGGGTTTAAAGGTCCTGGAGAATCCTGAGACCGTCACCTCTGGGCTGCCAGCTCTGCTGACTTTCACCACCAGGGGGCGTAAGAAACACTCCTCAAGGAAAACAGTCCTGTCCTCAGGGTGGCAGCTGCtccttagaatcacctggagagctttaaaagaaaaagggggtggggggagctcatCCAGGGGCCAAACCCTAGACACATTAAAACAGAACGCTGAGGGCTAGCCCTATTCAAGATGGCAGTGACCACATGTggctactttaattaaaattaaataaaattgaaaattcagtTCCTCGGTTATACCAGCCACCTCTGGGGATGTGAAAGTAAGTGCTCAATAGCAGGGACCGGACAGTGCCTcttttttaaagctctccagTTGATACCAAGACCAGAGTGGACATGGAAAGGCAGCAGGGCCGGGTAATAGGAGGGCCTGGCATGTTGGCCCAGTGAGTCCAAGCTGGGGGAGAAGACGAGGCACCCCAATGACAGATCTGGAGGGAAAGCAGTAGaagaggggaaatggagactgcAAGGCTGGAAGGCCAGGAGTGTGAGGTGCGAACTAGAGCAGGGGCCTCTGAGATGGAGGGGGAACCTCCAGGGGGTGACATTCCAACCAGTAAATCCCTGCACCGTCTGGGTTTCAACCAATCAGGAGGAGGACTGGGGCAGGCCCGGGAGGCCACCCGCTGTGGGATGGCACCGGAGATCCCAGGGCCTCTGCGGCGGTAGTGGTGGTTTAGTCCTGGTTTGCCCACCAGCATCAAAGTAGTTCAGTATTTCAATGGCCAGGCCTAGTCTGGGGTGTTGCCCACCaagtgggtggagggagggggaggcaagGGCGTGGGACCCGGAGAAGCTGGAGCAGGGAGAAGCCCCCCCAACGCCCGTACCTCGATGGCGCTGTCGCACCAATTCATCTGGTCATCCACCAACTTGATGCTGTGCTTCATGCGCTCCGGGGGGAGCAGCTTGGCCTGGCCCACGACAGCTGGAGACAGGAGGGGGAAAGCAGGAGACGGAGGAAGTGCTGAGGGTCTGCGTGCAGGGGGGAGCCAGCCCCCAACCAGGGCCTGCCCGGCCCCCACTCACGGTCCATGGCTGCTGGCGCGGCAGTGCCCATGCCCCGGTTTTGGATCTGGTACACAGGCTGTGTGGGCCGctgcccttccttctcccccttgggCGGCGCGGGGGCCacaggcgggggtggggcagtGCCCTCGGGGGTTGAGGCGGGGGTCGAGGCCGCAggccctttcccctcctcccgtGGTTTCATGAGGACGATGGGCTTCTCGAGAGGGGCCGGAGCAGGCGGGGCggcaggggctgctgggggcGCCGTCTGCTTTGACTACGGGACAGAAGGTTCCAGTCGGTGGGTGGGAGAGATCCTTGCCCTAACTGCTCCCAGCCGCCCCTGCCCCCGGCTGCCCCTTCTTCTCTGCTCACCCGCTCTGCTGGAGGCTTTGAGAGGATGATGGGCGTTTTCTGCATGACGGCCGTGCCCGGCTCTTCACTGCCATCCTGTGGTGAGGGAGGGCGGTTACTCGGGAAGCACCCCCGGCTCCCTGGACACCGTTTCTCGCCAAGCACCACTCTCAGCGCTTTCCTGTGTGAACTCCTTCAACCCTACCAACAGCCCGTGAGAGAGATACTATTATCCTccttttacaaaggaagaaacagatcagagaggttaactggcttgcccaaagtcacacagccatgAAGCAATGGAGCCAGGCGGCCTGGCACCAGAGAAACCTGGGTTCAAACTTAGCTCTGGCTTTTGTCGGCTGTGGGAACGTGAATAAGGAACCACCCTCACTTGGGCTTGTTTCCTGGCAAACGGTGACAGAATTCCTtccttgcaggagttcccctcatggctcagtggttaatgaactcaactagtatccaagaggacgcaagttcaatccctggccccgctcagtgggtaaaggatctggcgttgccatgaactgcagtgtaggccagtggctacagctccaattggatccctagcctgggaacctccataagccgcaggtgtggccctaaaaagacaaaaaaaaaaaagaagaagaagaagaagtggcaGGAAGATGCTGAGGTCACCAGGGGACAGGGAGGATGTGGGCATGTGGGGTCCACTGGCCGCCAGGAGGCTGCCAGGGCTCAGCAGCAAAGTCAGGGTCAAAGACGAGAGGTCTGGGGATTCTTGCTGACTGAAGCTGAAGGTGCAGGAAGATGGTAACAGAAGGACGTGCGGAAGGAGGAGAGCACGAGCTCTCCCTCACACTGTGCGTCCAGAAAGGAACACGCAGAGCCAAGCTCAGTGTGAACCCAATCTCTTCACGTCTGCAGTTTTATGGCTCAGAAACTGTCACGACCACTTCCTACTTCCACCCTGCCACGCAGCTCtcagaggtgggcagggccctGGCGAAaggacggggtgggggtgggggggtggagaggagaaGGTTCTGGCAGGAAGTCACCATGCACAGGAGAGAGCAAGGCAGGACCCCGGCCCACTCCAAAGCCACCAATTCCTGATTCCCAGTCCAGAACACTCTACAGCGGATGAAAcggggctgtggctgaggttcaCTTAGATTTGGGTTCTAGCCCCAAAGCTTACTGACTGTGGACTTTGAACAAGTCCCTTCCCCTCTAAGACTCTTTCAGAGCAGTAAAAACTGGACCTGTCGCAGGCTCTACTTCATGGGGGAGCTTCATGGTCCAGGAAGACCCAAAGGGTGGCAAGCACTTTGCACGGTGCCAGCTCACCCCACGCTGATCGATAAATAGAAACAGCTGCTACTATTAGATGACCGCATAAAACACGGGCTTCTGGCACCTCGGCTCAAACTCCAACGCCAATTCCACTCAGAGAAATCCAACATTCTTTCCAAGGTCTATCCAGTCCCATGTGAGCTGGCCCCAGTCCCCTCTTTGACCTCATCTTCTATCACTTTTCTTCTTCGTCCACTGCAGCCAGGCTGGCCTCCTGGATACTCCTTGAACACACCAGATAaaggcctcagggcctttgcatctgctgttttttctgttttgaatgcTCTTCACTCAAGATCATGTCACAGCTTGTTTCCTTGCCTCCTTCAGGTCTCTGGTCAAGTCACCCGTTCAGAAAGACCTTTCCTTCCCCTTCATCTAAGAAAGGCCCTTTATCACTGCAAGGGCAGTCTGCTGTCCACTGATAAATCTCCAGCATCTAGATGAGCGCCTGGCACAAGGCAGGGGCCCAATAAACAACTGTGGAACCAGCAGACACATGAATGCTGCCCCAGGCTCACTCACCCGTCTCTCTCTTTCCCAGGGGGCGATGTAGTCCCTCTCCCGACCGCCAGGCCCCGAGAGATTCTGGGGGCCGCCAGGGCCTGGCTCCTTCCACCGCCGCCGCCTCTCCATGCCGTAGAGCCCAGGCTGACTGTGCCCAGACTCAGACATGGTCACCTGTAGGGAGAAAGAGGGCAATTCCAGGGTGAAGAAAGCCTCTGCCTGCTCTCTTTGGCTTCCCCCAGGCTCTAAGAAGGCATTTCCTTTCAAGAGAACTCTGGCTGTGGCAGTGACTGCCGGCTGGCTCCCAACAgccattcttcccttcttccaaagaaataaaaccctCTGTCTTGAGCTGGGTACCTGGCTATCCAGAACACAccgctcggagttcccgtcatagctccaATGGTtgacaaaccctactagtatccatgaggatgtgggttcaatccctggcctcgtcaatgggttgaggatccagtgtggtgtaggtcgcagacatggctcagatctgatgttgctgtggctgtggcataggtcagcagctatagctcccattcaacccctagcctgagaacctccatacgccatgagtgcagtcctgaaaagacacacacacacacacacacacacacacaaagaaaaaacaacagaatacaccTCTCGGCCTAGTTTGCAGTTAGCTATGGCCATGTGACTAAGTTCTTTCTGGCCAGTGGTATAACACCAGAAGTGTGTCCTAGAAGCTTTTAGAAACTGTTCTTCACAGACATTGGCACATGCCTTttgtcccttcctcctcccaactGAAAGGAATGTGGCTGCGGAGGCTGGAGCTGAAGCAGCCATTGTGGTCTGTGAGGCAACTTATTGGGAGGAACATAGAAGAACAACGGGGATGGGGGCTCCCTCTTAACCTTAACTTGCCTATCTCTGGAAGCAGGAACAAAcaagtccctttctctcttttacaGCCCACACTATTCCCAACTATTTATCACACATGCCCTGACACAAACAATAACACATACGGGGGAGGGTCACATAAAAATAGGACATATAGTCTTTCCCAAACCGCAGCAAAACATTTCCTTACAAATGTGTCACGTGACCTCCAGTCTGCCAACTCCACGTTGATTACCCAATACGGCAACTCTGAGGGTGGGGCTCCAGCACTCAAGGGCCTATTTTCACCTGGTGTCCCTTACATTTCAGCATCTTACCTCCCATTCCTGATTGTCTGCCATCCCTCACACTCCAAGGTCTCACCGATGTTTAATCTAAGACATTATAAAATATCGGTTTACCTAAATGACTCACTCCCTACCACTGAACTCGCTGTTTATAGGTCCTTAGGGAGGTTCCCCAGCTGGTTACACTCCCTTCCAGGGAAGTAGCCTGTTTGCAGGAGCATAAGGCCAACTGCTATGGCTCAGAGGTCAAACTGGCAAACTGTAGTCTATGGACCAAATTtggtttttcttctgtttcaggaaataaagttttattgaacatGGCCATATCCATCAATTTATAAACTgtcaggagttctcgttgtggcacagcggaaatgaatcaactatgagccatgaggttgtgggttcgatccccagcctcgctcagtgggttaaggatctggcactgctgtgagtggtggtgtagatagcagacgtggctgggatcctgcattgctgtgactgtggcataggctggcagctgtagttccaatttgacccctagccagggaacctccatatgcctcaggtgtggccctaaaaagcaataaataaataataaattgtctatgactgcctttttttttttttccttcatttttggctgccccgtggcatatggagctcctgggccagggatcagatctaagccgcagGCTCAATCTAAGTCATAGCtgtggatcattaacccaccataccaggctggggatcgaacctgtgtcccagcactcccaagacaccaccaatcccgttgcaccacagcgagaGCTCCTATGGCCCTGCCTTCTCgatacaatggcagagttgaatagtcGAGACAGAGACAGTATGACCTGCAGAGTCTAAGATAATTACTCTCTGGATCTTTACAAAAAAAGCTTGCTGACCTttgcttagctttttttttttttttttttttaaatttttatttcttttagggccgcaccgtggcttttggaagttcccaggctaggggttgaatcagagctgcagctgccggcctacaccatagtcagaGCAacgcc
Proteins encoded:
- the SMG9 gene encoding nonsense-mediated mRNA decay factor SMG9 isoform X1 — protein: MSESGHSQPGLYGMERRRRWKEPGPGGPQNLSGPGGRERDYIAPWERERRDGSEEPGTAVMQKTPIILSKPPAERSKQTAPPAAPAAPPAPAPLEKPIVLMKPREEGKGPAASTPASTPEGTAPPPPVAPAPPKGEKEGQRPTQPVYQIQNRGMGTAAPAAMDPVVGQAKLLPPERMKHSIKLVDDQMNWCDSAIEYLLDQTDVLVVGVLGLQGTGKSMVMSLLSANTPEEDQRAYVFRAQSAEMKERGGNQTSGIDFFITQERIVFLDTQPILSPSILDHLINNDRKLPPEYNLPHTYVEMQVRGPSQAGGPRGGAGCGLAYVLLHKSPGSPRSWRESPAPSQSLQIAAFLFTVCHVVIVVQDWFTDLSLYRFLQTAEMVKPSTPSPSHESSSSSGSDEGTEYYPHLVFLQNKARREDFCPRKLRQMHLMIDQLMAHSHLRYKGTLSMLQCNVFPGLPPDFLDSEVNLFLVPFMDSEAESENPPRAGPGSSPLFSLLPGYRGHPSFQSLVSKLRSQVMSMARPQLSHTILTEKNWFHYAARIWDGVKKSSALAEYSRLLA
- the SMG9 gene encoding nonsense-mediated mRNA decay factor SMG9 isoform X2; the protein is MSESGHSQPGLYGMERRRRWKEPGPGGPQNLSGPGGRERDYIAPWERERRDGSEEPGTAVMQKTPIILSKPPAERSKQTAPPAAPAAPPAPAPLEKPIVLMKPREEGKGPAASTPASTPEGTAPPPPVAPAPPKGEKEGQRPTQPVYQIQNRGMGTAAPAAMDPVVGQAKLLPPERMKHSIKLVDDQMNWCDSAIEYLLDQTDVLVVGVLGLQGTGKSMVMSLLSANTPEEDQRAYVFRAQSAEMKERGGNQTSGIDFFITQERIVFLDTQPILSPSILDHLINNDRKLPPEYNLPHTYVEMQSLQIAAFLFTVCHVVIVVQDWFTDLSLYRFLQTAEMVKPSTPSPSHESSSSSGSDEGTEYYPHLVFLQNKARREDFCPRKLRQMHLMIDQLMAHSHLRYKGTLSMLQCNVFPGLPPDFLDSEVNLFLVPFMDSEAESENPPRAGPGSSPLFSLLPGYRGHPSFQSLVSKLRSQVMSMARPQLSHTILTEKNWFHYAARIWDGVKKSSALAEYSRLLA
- the SMG9 gene encoding nonsense-mediated mRNA decay factor SMG9 isoform X3, translated to MSESGHSQPGLYGMERRRRWKEPGPGGPQNLSGPGGRERDYIAPWERERRDGSEEPGTAVMQKTPIILSKPPAERSKQTAPPAAPAAPPAPAPLEKPIVLMKPREEGKGPAASTPASTPEGTAPPPPVAPAPPKGEKEGQRPTQPVYQIQNRGMGTAAPAAMDPVVGQAKLLPPERMKHSIKLVDDQMNWCDSAIEYLLDQTDVLVVGVLGLQGTGKSMVMSLLSANTPEEDQRAYVFRAQSAEMKERGGNQTSGIDFFITQERIVFLDTQPILSPSILDHLINNDRKLPPEYNLPHTYVEMQVRGPSQAGGPRGGAGCGLAYVLLHKSPGSPRSWRESPAPSQSLQIAAFLFTVCHVVIVVQDWFTDLSLYSHRDPWKAQVGLGRCPLVLCRHTDTQPSAICSRHSEENPESFCVAYRVPLAAAPGTTPTVPTAFPVSLLPSPCGLIPVPRATQDLCSPRPFPRMSAPPATSFRWTPAPLTCRCRLSCDCPTVTLLDSPSLPRTV